The Halictus rubicundus isolate RS-2024b chromosome 3, iyHalRubi1_principal, whole genome shotgun sequence genome includes a region encoding these proteins:
- the LOC143352440 gene encoding uncharacterized protein LOC143352440 — protein MDRVLSFIVLGSLLSGVVTLKNSCRTFADRPTASRILRCTELTHLGILSRVMINPTAIEITYSKIENLPGYAFVRFAGKLKKLDLHGIGIKTINDTTFRGLPLLEELLLWGNQLEVVVGDYFTDTPNLKTLDISFNNIQVIDYKVFLMLPNLENLYFDYNRIETFGYSMLANLKNLKNVKFDKNPLKWGYRAHLIWQLDNQKVKYREEWEDWAWMNTLIKECVESRRGEIPQDTVLDCVVGELLDFTHEIFSTETRQQKNECTINAERAVRGMRPQNVTGNTDNETIRRILESYAATVLIPTTKSQGRFSMRLVYY, from the exons ATGGATCGCGTGTTATCATTTATTGTTCTCGGATCGTTGCTATCAGGTGTCGTGACGTTGAAGAACAGCTGCAGGACTTTCGCAGATCGGCCCACGGCCTCCAGGATCTTACGATGCACCGAGCTGACACACTTGGGAATCTTGAGCCGAGTGATGATCAACCCGACGGCCATTGAAATCACCTACTCGAAAATCGAGAATTTGCCAGG ATACGCGTTCGTAAGATTCGCTGGAAAACTGAAGAAGCTGGATCTACATGGAATTGGCATAAAAACAATCAATGATACAACGTTTAGGGGATTGCCATTGTTGGAGGAGCTGCTACTTTGGGGCAACCAATTGGAG GTGGTGGTCGGAGACTACTTCACGGACACGCCGAACCTGAAGACACTGGACATCTCGTTCAACAACATCCAGGTGATCGACTACAAGGTGTTCCTGATGCTGCCCAATCTGGAGAACCTCTACTTCGACTACAATCGGATCGAGACCTTCGGCTACTCCATGCTGGCCAACCTGAAAAACCTTAAAAACGTCAAGTTCGACAAGAACCCGTTGAAGTGGGG GTACCGGGCCCACTTAATATGGCAATTGGACAATCAGAAGGTGAAGTACAGAGAAGAATGGGAGGACTGGGCGTGGATGAACACGCTGATCAAAGAATGCGTGGAGAGTAGACGCGGGGAGATACCGCAAGACACGGTCCTCGATTGCGTAGTCGGCGAATTGCTCGACTTCACGCACGAAATATTTTCCACGGAGACGAGACAACAAAAGAACGAATGCACCATTAATGCGGAACGGGCAGTGAGGGGCATGAGACCCCAGAATGTTACCGGTAACACCGATAACGAGACCATCAGGAGGATTCTCGAAAGCTACGCCGCCACAGTCTTGATACCGACCACGAAGTCGCAAGGACGATTTTCTATGCGGCTCGTTTATTATTAA